aaaaagccttgtgaACATGTCATATCACAAGGACATAACTTAATAATCTTAGTTATCTTTACCCTTAAACCTTTTGTAGGTGAAAGGTGAGTTGATTTTCTCTTCTCTGGATGTGTAAAACATTAATGCTAAGAGAGGCTTTTATATTCTTATCTGATTGATAGAACTCTGGTTACTTTTGCTATACATGCCCCACAGAATATGACTGTGTATGCTATTTGAATTTATAccctaaaaaaatgtttaagcagTCCAACATTTTAGATTAAGATACAGTCCCAGAAAGGGATATAGTTACAAAAAGCATCGGTCATATCTCTGTATAACTGAACTCTTTATTGATATGTTTGAAAATTCCAACTATGGGTGCCCGCTAACCATTGATAATAAAATTGATTATGTATCACAACACTGATTATTATTATAATCACCTTGATTTAGGGCCTTAACAAGATCATTCTCTAGGAGCTGAGGAAGGAGTCTATTTACTAGCTGCTGATCAAAATGCCAAGGTGATCTCTAATGTCCCTTTTGACTCTGTAAGTTGGAGATGTATGATGCTGCAACCCAGTACACCCCTTCCCACATGTGTCGAGTGAGTTAGGTATCTTGAAGCTAATCCCTAAGAGCAGGCCTGATTGATAAAAAATTCAACATAAATGGTCAAATTACAAAGTCTCATAGAATAGACTCACAAGAGGCCTGTTTTCCTTgcattccttccttccatcagGCCTCCCTTGGCTCTCCCCAGCCCTAGGGCTAGAGTGGCCCCCTCCATACTCCCAGAATCTTTAATTGTGTGACAGTTTGATCAGAATCTCCTTTCTTTGGAGATTCAGCCTCCCCACTCTGGGAGCTGACACTTACCAGTTGCTGAAAAGCCGGCTGATCGATGTCACTCTGCAAGGCGAAGTCACTGAGTACTTTCCAAGGCGGCTGGTAACTCTGCACCTCCACTGGGTTTGCCTGTAAGCCACCGTCATGTCTCTCCGGACTGGCAGCCACCATGGGAGTTCCTGTCATCCCTTGGATATTCTGTGAATAGGCACCCCCCCAAACCCAACATGTTAATGAGCAAACTCCCTCCCTCCATTGTCTATGCAGGCTAAACAAATATACCCTGGTATTATCTTATCTATATAGTTGCCTTTATTGACTCAGTTAATCTGCTGCACCTATGGATATTAGCCAGGATTCAGTTTAGttttattatgttttgtttttctgcttctgtgGGCTGAGCTATTAGCTATGCTTGAACCTTAGGAAGTGAAATGCTGTCTGAACTTTCTTCTTTCCCCTTACATTCAGTGGTCATCTCAGTTTCCCCTGTCTGCCTGCCCAAACCACAGCATCTTAGCAGAAAGCTGGAGCAGCATGGGCCTCTCTTCAGCCTCTAGACATGGTGGTTTTCTGGGCAGTTTCAGTGAATCAGACTTTTGGTTAGATTTTCTCCAGGTAATTCTCTAGGAGCCAACCCCCACTTCCAAGCATTTGGGTCTGGCGGCTATTGTGCTGTTATGCACTAACCAACTTCGAAAGTGCCCTGGCCCAGGCTTGGCTGGTCTGCCACATTTAATGACAGCAGGCTTTATGGCATTTAAAAATAGGGCCTAAGCAGTAAAAaggaaaagcttaaaaaaaaaaaaaacaaaaaaaccccaactcTTTAACTTAACCAGGAGGCCTGCCTGGTGGGTGctgtcctggcccagggatgCCAGGGGCCTGACATCtctggagacctgggcttgaccTGGGGCAGAGGGTGTCCTATTTTCATGGGTCAccttggggactttcctggcctgGGGGCTCTGCAGCAGGCCTCCCACCAAGGGGCACCCAGAGTGACCCTGGATTAAATAGGAAAGCAAGgattcctcccttcctcccctcggGTGTCTGAGTAACTGATAACCAGAACTTTGGCAAACCAGCTCAAGGCCTCTCTGCCCACAGTGGGGACGACTGCCCTCCCGATTTGGGATGGGGCAGGGGTGCGAAACCGTAGGGCTCGAGAGCCCACCCATGTGGGCTGGGGGCGGGTGGGCCTCCAACCCGCAGGAGGGGCCTCCTGGAGCAGCTGGGGCCCTGGCGGGAGGGCCGGGGGTGGTGGCCTCTCCCCGGGGTGCGGCTGCGAGTGAGGGGCCGCCAGGGCCAGCTCCTGCTCGGGAGCCGGAGAGAGAGAGCCGGCCCATCTGGGCAGACAGCACGCACGCCTCCTCCGCTTCCCCCTTGAGCCCCCTGCCCGGCCCAGGGCCACTCACAGTTTTATCATTGGGCTGCTGTTGCTGGAGCTGCTTCATCATGATGCTCCGCTTCTTATCCTTGCACCGCTTGTTCTGAAACCAGACCCGGATCACACGGGGGCTGAGGCCGGTCATCTCCACCAGCTGCTCCTTCATGAGCGCGTCGGGCCGCGGGTTGGCGGCGTAGCAGGTCCGCAAGGTGTGCAGCTGCTTCTCGTTCAGCACAGTCCGCACGCGGGTGGTCTTCTCGGGCTGCTTGTGGACGTGGGGCCGCAGGGCCGGCTGCCGGGCGGAGATGGGCTCGGCTGCGGGGCAAGGGGCGCGGTGAGCGCGGGCTGGGCCGCCCGCCTGCCCGCGCCGATCCGGGAAAACGGGACAATGGCCAGCGCTTTGCGACCTCGACAGACAAAGCAGAGGCGgcagaggtgggggtgcgggACGCAAAAGGGAGAATGAAATCTCGCTCTCTAATCTTAAGAGGTCAACGCTAAGTAGTCTGGACCCAAGAAAGCGGCCTCCGCCCCTGCTCGAGTCAACACGGCGGAGTTAGCAAAGGGGCGCATCTCTCAGGTTCTGTCTCCCGGCTCACAGCAAGGGTGGCATCGTTCTTCCTAGTTTCTCCTCCCTTCTCGCCTTTCCTAGTACGCAGATGGGGCCCAGGTTCCCCTCCCCCAACTCACAGGCCCTACAAGGGAAGGAAAGGCAGAACACCCAGTGACAACGAGACACACTACCCCCGTGGGATGTCTGCAACTAAGGCAGAGAAGAATTCTGCCGCAGAGCGTTGAACTTCAGTCCCCAGAGGGCAGTTATGCCAAGAGGATAAAGAAATTCGGTATTTCGGCCGTCTCTCCAGCTTCTGATCCTTCGTACTCTACCCGGATCTACTAAATCTACCTAGACGGTTCCCGATGCTATCTGCTCCCCAGAAAAGGAAAACCGAAACTCTTTAGAGCTGCCCGGCCTCTAGAGAAAAGACAGTTGGGGCATGCTCCTGACCCCCTCCCAATACTCTACGTGTTCCACAACAGAGTCCAGGTTGCACTAACAGAAGTTGCCACCACTGGCTTTGCTCCCCTGCAAGCTAAGTCATAACCCCTCCCATCCCCTCGACAGAATTCTGCCAGAAAAGCAGAGCGGGAAGAGCTGTAGATTTTTCACCATCAGGGTTCCGGGCAgattgatactttaaaaaatacaccgGGATAGTTCCATTCAAGATCAGAAGGCAGGTTTGGAAACATTGTCGGCCTTCTTACCTGTGGCCCCCACTCTGGGCCAACCCTGTTCTATTTCTACTCTCCTTCCTGGGCCACGGGCCCTCAGATCTGTGTGTTACAAATCTTGCATTTTTCCGGGACCCCCGGGGTCAGGTCAACACCTATGAGGTCAACTCGGTGTCACGGCAACAGGCCCGAAGATGAAATTCTCACCAAATCAAGTAGAATGAACGGTTTAAAGAGGCAAGCTCCCTTTAAAAGTCAATTACTGCAGATTAGGTTGTTGACAGTTTTAAATGACGGCTCTGTGCGAAGGCTTGCAATTATTAAAACTGTATCTTTTTAGGTCCCCTGTCTCACAAAGGGATGAagatacactttaaaaatattttggagtgTGGGGCAGTTGGCAAGGAAAAGGAATTGAGGGTCTAACTTGACTCGAGCTTCCTTCATTGGGTTAAAGGAGGAAGCTCCAGGGACCCAGAGCTCCACCCCTTTAATTAGGCAGCCGCAGAGAATACCTGGAGGGAAGCTGAAGCCCGTTGTCAGAAAGCCACGGTTTGGAGGCCAAGGTGAACTGGAAGTACTGTTTGGGCGTGTGTATACATGCATGAACAAGCGGTGTAGATTCGCGGgcacccacacagacacacagacgtgTAGTGTAGGTGTGCCAGGAGAGTCAAGGGAGACACTGAGTGCATGGGACCTGGCCGCAAAAAGAGGGAAGCACTGTGCAAACCGCACCCAGAACGCTCCGTCTAACTGGCAGCTGCAGCGGCCGCCGCGTGGGTCCCAAGATCGCGGCGCTGCGCGGGCCTCGCCTGGCGCCGGCCTCCCCGAGGAGGGCCTCCCTCTGCTCCCAGGAGTACCTGCCATTTGCAGCGGCCGCGCCGGGTGCAAGGGGCTGAGCGGGTCGCCGGCGCCCAGGCTGGCCCTCTCCACCACGTCGTGGTCGGCGCGGCAGAAAAGCCCGTCCTCCCGCAGCGCGAACTCATCCCCGGGGATAAGCTGGCGGCTGCAGGCCACGCAGCGGAAACACTCGATGTGGTACACCTTGGAGCGCGCGCGCATCACGAAGTCGTTTTTGCTGAAGCCGATGCTGCACTTGGCGCATTTGATCCCGTACAACCTGCgcgggagtgggatggggagcgGGCCGGGAAGGGAGGGaagcaaagagagagagggagtcaCTTCAGGCAGGCGCTGCCCCGGGTCTAGGGTCGCTGGTGACCTCGGCCACACCGCCCTGAGACACTGAAATCAGCATTAGCAGGCAAGTTGGGAACGGGAGGATGGAAACGATTAGATTTCTCTTTTCCCGCTCCGTTTCCCTTGCCTATGAACCTCTGTGTGTCGGTCTGTACCTCTTAGTTGAGAATGCCCAGTCCAAACTGGAGAGAAATGTTTGATGTGTTGGAAGCCTGGGCGGCTGCTCCAGCGACCAGTACCCGGGTGGCTCTTGCTGCTCTTGGCAGGAAGGAATCCcggggtgaattccgggagccaCTGGTCCCACATTTTCACCTTCCTATCCCCCAATTCCTGCTGTTAGAAACGTCTCTAAAACTGCAACCTGTATCCTCCTTTCAAAAGAACATGAGGTTGGGCAATGAGACTGTCACCCCACAGAACGTACACAAATGCACAGGCATTAGAACAAAATGAAACATCTGAGGGTTTCCAGAGTCCTTTCTGCATCAGGAGCCCACTGCTGTTTCCCCAGCTAAAGATTGTTTCCTCAGGCAACAATGTTACCAAAAAGTTTCCTCTCCATTCTTcctcttattattattttaatctgcTTGGGTTCCTTCCATCAGTCGCTTAAGTATCTACCTCTATTTCTGTCTGTCTGAGAACCGTGACCtgccagaaaaatgaaaagacccaCTTCTAAAGTCTTCCTTGCGGCTCACCTTTCCTTACCAACAGACAATCCTTGCAGGTTTCATCTAGaggccctgccctggccccctcTCCATATATCACTAATAACCAGGGCGGGGGCATTCCTACAAAGAGAGAGAATGGAGGAGAGGCAAAGACCCACACAAAGAGGGGCAGTGGGGGGAACCTCGCTCCCCCAAGGGGAGAAAGGTTTCGGGAAATCTCAACAGTCTGTTCTCTTACAACTACAGGATTTCAAAGGGACACACACAGTTGCACGCAGGcaagcgcgcgcacacacacacagttgaaaGAGTGGAGAAGAAAAGGTAAAAGCAATTGGTTCCTTCCACAAGCATGTATGCAGAATTAGGCACATGCACGTCTGAATACAGCTGAGCAAAACACGACCCCCACAGGAGCAGTGGCCCCCTCTCCAGAATCTGGAGCTCATACACCAATCAAGTAAACAATTGAAAACGGCTCATTTGTCAGAGGTTAGAAGGTAGATTCAAAAGTTTTCCTTCCCTCCGCCTACTCCATGTGAGATCTGCCATTTCATAGGATGAGGACTTTACCTTGCCTGTGACCAAACAATTGGGAAaatccctcccccttcctccagcTCCCCACTTCCCCTCTTGGCTCTCATTCTCCTCTCCCATCACCGAAGTATTAATAAACTTTTTCCCCCTGCACTGTTCACCTTTATCTACTAAAATTATGCTCTCCACTTCATggtttgaaaataagaaaaaatactgaACACCAAgtgagcaggggaaaaaaaaatcgtTAACTGCATACTTAAATCCTAACTAAACTTTAAGTTCTCAGCTCCATAAACTCTGTAACTTTCAAAGCTAATTACTTGTTAATAGCCACtagacaatttatttttaaagataatatttttattattcaatgtAATAATGAAGGTGTTAtctcttctgttttgtgtttaaaacaataatattttctttggaaattctACTTCCTTCCTtaggcagaaaataaaatttctgacaTATGTATACACAAGTCTGAGAAAATTTGAGATTGGCAATGCATGAAGTTTAGATGCAgaataaattgaaagaaaaaaactcaggACGTTCCTTATGTGATTTTATTCTTGTCAGTATGGGCAATTCGCTCATTTTATCAGTTAACCAGATTTTAATGTGAGAAAGGAAGCTGTTCAATTATCTAAATATAGTGATTGTTCATAGACAGATGATGGGCAATTTGATCTGCTCTGTCTAGTTCATCAGCTCAGATAAGATAAGAAGACAGTCAGATGTCACCAAAgggttaatatttaaaaagattaaatctCCGGGTGGTTTTTACAGAGAATATTTgggttggtttttaaattttccaagcaaggatccCTTACCCAAAAATAAAGGGCAACACCTCTATTTGCTCTTGCAAAGTACACTTTTAAACATGTCTAGGTCAAACTTTTATTTTACCTATTGCATTGACGTCTTCAGAGAATCTGGAAGttactaataaaataaaaaggaaaaacactgtatgatagaataaaatccaaccttttaaaaaaagtttagaaaCCCCAACTTATCCAtcctgaatttttaaagtttgttttggaAAGGGGAGGGTaacaggaaaataatttcagCATCACAAATTCAAAGAGCAATTAAAGCTTCAAACCACATTATTTATGAAAACCACTACATTGagtctcatttttttcctctgaaaagtaaaatgaacTGCACAGTTTAATTTACGTATTACATTTTACAGGAGTAACTTCTTTCTGCACGCTAGTACCCATTAAGGCATACTCTGGCAAAAGACAAAGCcacacaaaataataaataacgaatggggagaggaaggggactCTCACAAAATGAAGTAAACGGTATAAATGGCGTACCTGATATAATCTCTTTTACAGTAGGTTTTCCCATCTCTAACAAAGCACGTACAGCTCTCGTCCAAATACTGATTACACTCCGCACATTTCAAACATGCCGCATGCCATTCCAAATCCGGAGAAACCCTCAGAATATACTGATCGTGAATTTGATTGCCGCAACCAACACACAGGGAAATCAGAcgtttttctgaaatgaaaataaatacatgattgACTAACCGTTTACTTCCTACAGAGATAAACACACTTTTAGTGTCGTTCTCTTATAGGGCGTactctgggaattttttttttttttaagagtattgCACTTTGGGATGGTAATTGAAGTGTGCCATCAAAACCTtgactcatttttaaaaggaggtggaatatatataaaatgcagatTTGAATAGTCTGCATTTGCAAGCCTAGCACGCAATCAAACCCgttcattttgttatttcttttccctccctcctccctctttgcCATAATCATTGGGAAAGATTATGGATAAGTCAAGTCAAAGAAAAGGTTTTGACTAGAAGCGTTAAGTGAACGCAGGGATGTCTATATTTTCCATGAAGCACGCTCTTAAATAGCACATAGGACTGGATATTGTTAGCAAGAGCAGACATCAATACAGTTGTCACTCGTTCTCTTTTGCAAGTCTAATGCTAATTCACATCTCCGGGTATTGTACGTGCTGGCAGATCTTTGCAACAGAATAACCTTCTCGGAGAGCTCCGGAGTCCCAGGGAGAAAATCGCCGCTTAGCACCGGAAGGCTAAGGTTTTGGAGGACACGCAGGCGAATTCAAACACAAGGTACGATCAGTTTCCCGAAGATCGGAACCGACAGCAAGCATGCAGGCGTGGCGGCAACAAGAAAAagccaccttctctctctctctctctccaagcaATGACTCCAACTCCAAAGAGCCCTTGGCACCCGTGCCTGAGAGAGACCCCCGCACAAGAACAGCACACCGAGCCCCACAAGGTAAAATCGCCTCTTACTTTTTGGTGGATCTCCCATGTCTCCCATATCTGTAACAGGGAGTAATGTCCACAGTGAAATGGTGGTTGTACAGTTGGTGAACAGCCCACAGAGAGGATGCTGGAGCTGTGGCTAAGTGGGAAACAGTGGCCCCTGGGGGTGCCAAGGCTGAGAGAGCCCGCTGCCCGGCTGCGCCGCGCCCTCGCTGATCCGGGAGTCCAATTTAAGCCGGCGGAGTTGGCGGAGCGGAGGCGCTGCGGCGGCGCGGACTCGGCGCGGCTCGGGCACCTCTCTTCCTTATCTCTTACTCAAACTTCTCTGCTCCAACTCAGCTCCATCGCCATTGGTCTGACGCAGCGCGCGGGGACGTCAGGCGAGCGCCGCGCCCATTGGCTGCGGGGCGCGCGGCGCAGCTGTTCTGATTATCATATTTCAGCCTCGCCGCCGCGGTGCGCCACTGACCGCTCGGCAAGCCCGCGGGAGAGGATTAGGGCTCCCGAGGCGACTCGCTCGGGGCTCAGACCGCTCTCCCCCGGTGCTCCGGCGGCCCTGGCTTTTGGTCTCCCGTCTCCTTCTTCCGCCCCGCCTTTCCCCTTGCTCCTAGCCGGCCGCGCCGCCAGCGCCCTCGCCTCCTGTCGCGCTGCTCCTCCGCCCTGCGCTCCTGGGGTCCCCGCAGTCCGGCTGGCCGCGTTGCGCGCGGGGCTCACTTTTCCGCCTCCGGTGGCGAGTGGCTGGTGGGTAGGTGTTCTAGATGACGAGGACCCTTCCGGACTTTAGGAGAAGGGCGACTTGGAGCAGGCCGCTTGGCTCGGTTTGGTCTCGCGCTTTGGCACACAGTTCCGGGCCCGGCCGGCCTTGGTTGCCAGGGCGGGTGAGTTCCCGAGTTGTCTGCGCGTGGAGCGCTGGGAGCTGCCTAGGGGAAGACGCCGGTCCTGGGATGAATGGACCCGGAGGAATTGTTCGCTGCTGCTTCCCCAGTACCCCGTAAACCCCTTAACTCAGATCTCCAGAAACGCGGGGTGGGGGTAAAGGGGCGCTTCTTACCTAAGCGGAGAATCAGGTTGGAAGTGCACAGGTATAACCAAGTTGATTCCGCGGATTTCTCTCTTTCGGACCCGCGGGGTCTGCTTTGCAGTTTAACTCTAGAACTAATCCGAAGCCTAAGTGCAAAGTGGTCTTCCAGTAGTTTAAAGTTTGCAAAGCTATTACGCCTATCCGATTCTTCTCTCTGCCGGTCTCCTGCCTTTTGTTTTTAAGCAACTGTGTGCAGTTAGCTGGTGGTGTGTAGATCATTGTAAGGAGAAGTCTCCACGTCtctagagattttaaaaatgcgTCAGTCTAAGGGCCTGGGTAGGGAGGGGTCTAACACAGAAGAACAGTGAAATACCTATTTCATTTCACCGGCTGTGTTTACCTTATCATTTTCTCTCGAGAAACAACCTGGAGAGAAGAATGGTGACTTCAACTCGCCGGTAACCCTCTTGAATAATTTCTTACATGTTCCATGATATCTCACTgtctccccaaaacaaagtcagaGGGAGGCCACGAAGAATCCCCCACCCCCCGTCCGCATCTCCAAAAGCTTCTAAACATTGATTCCTTATCTAGTGTGACTGCCAGTTTTATCTGAAAAGGTCCGCAAATGCACGCAGTAGTAGGTTTAATTTCAGTGTCTCATTGCCTTGAGAAAACCCGGTGTTAGGAAACTCCTTTCTTTGTATCATTGGTCAGATCTAGCCCTCGATAGGAGCTGTGAGCCCTCCGCCGGCCTGAGGGGCTCGGTTTACAGCAGTGTGCTCCAGAGCGCAGAGAGAAGCAAAGACGCTGAATTTCCTCGTGATATGGCTGGGGCTTTACCAAGAACatgcttttgttttctctcaAGGAAAATTTCTAACTGGATCTCATCCCTTCTATTTCTATTATAAGTTGTATCAGTGTGGGTGTGTGAAATCGAAAGTTAGATGTTGATTCATTTaccaggttgggggtggggggcaggatgtttctgtttttggtttttgctCATAGTTTTCTAGTGTCTCCGGTATTATATGCGTGGAGTCTTTTGTCAGGCTGCTTTGGTAAAACTGATGCTGATAATGACAACATGAAGCAAATCGTCCCAGTATATGGGCATGTTTCCTGTACAGATAACCAAGTTGACActagtttagttttgttttgtttttaaaaggcaCTATATCCCCAGAAAGCAAATAGAGAATTTTAACCAATCATATTCCATCATGTCACCTTTATAACATGGAATTAAACAACGGAAGCTGCCAGAAGCCTGATGACTTATATTTGAGATCCAGAAAGCACCCTCACTATCCATCCTTCttcaaccatacacacacacacacacacacacacacacacacacacacactctaaaaAATTAGTGCTGCTGATGATAGC
The sequence above is drawn from the Capricornis sumatraensis isolate serow.1 chromosome 18, serow.2, whole genome shotgun sequence genome and encodes:
- the ISL1 gene encoding insulin gene enhancer protein ISL-1, with the translated sequence MGDMGDPPKKKRLISLCVGCGNQIHDQYILRVSPDLEWHAACLKCAECNQYLDESCTCFVRDGKTYCKRDYIRLYGIKCAKCSIGFSKNDFVMRARSKVYHIECFRCVACSRQLIPGDEFALREDGLFCRADHDVVERASLGAGDPLSPLHPARPLQMAAEPISARQPALRPHVHKQPEKTTRVRTVLNEKQLHTLRTCYAANPRPDALMKEQLVEMTGLSPRVIRVWFQNKRCKDKKRSIMMKQLQQQQPNDKTNIQGMTGTPMVAASPERHDGGLQANPVEVQSYQPPWKVLSDFALQSDIDQPAFQQLVNFSEGGPGSNSTGSEVASMSSQLPDTPNSMVASPIEA